The proteins below are encoded in one region of Halichoerus grypus chromosome X, mHalGry1.hap1.1, whole genome shotgun sequence:
- the CUL4B gene encoding cullin-4B isoform X4, with protein MIDLDYTDKPKLPENYTDETWQKLKEAVEAIQNSTSIKYNLEELYQAVENLCSYKISANLYKQLRQICEDHIKAQIHQFREDSLDSVLFLKKIDRCWQNHCRQMIMIRSIFLFLDRTYVLQNSMLPSIWDMGLELFRAHIISDQKVQNKTIDGILLLIERERNGEAIDRSLLRSLLSMLSDLQIYQDSFEQRFLEETNRLYAAEGQKLMQEREVPEYLHHVNKRLEEEADRLITYLDQTTQKSLIATVEKQLLGEHLTAILQKGLNNLLDENRIQDLSLLYQLFSRVRGGVQVLLQQWIEYIKAFGSTIVINPEKDKTMVQELLDFKDKVDHIIDICFLKNEKFINAMKEAFETFINKRPNKPAELIAKYVDSKLRAGNKEATDEELEKMLDKIMIIFRFIYGKDVFEAFYKKDLAKRLLVGKSASVDAEKSMLSKLKHECGAAFTSKLEGMFKDMELSKDIMIQFKQYMQNQNVPGNIELTVNILTMGYWPTYVPMEVHLPPEMVKLQGIFKTFYLGKHSGRKLQWQSTLGHCVLKAEFKEGKKELQVSLFQTLVLLMFNEGEEFSLEEIKQATGIEDGELRRTLQSLACGKARVLAKNPKGKDIEDGDKFICNDDFKHKLFRIKINQIQMKETVEEQASTTERVFQDRQYQIDAAIVRIMKMRKTLSHNLLVSEVYNQLKFPVKPADLKKRIESLIDRDYMERDKENPNQYNYIA; from the exons GCTGTAGAAAATCTCTGTTCCTACAAGATTTCTGCAAACTTGTACAAACAGCTGAGACAGATTTGTGAAGATCACATCAAAGCACAAATTCATCAGTTCAGAGA GGATTCATTGGATAgtgttctttttctaaagaaaattgaTAGATGCTGGCAAAATCATTGCAGACAAATG ATCATGATCAGGagcatttttctgtttctggataGAACTTACGTTCTACAGAATTCAATGCTACCCTCCATTTG ggacaTGGGACTGGAGTTATTTAGGGCTCATATTATAAGTGATCAGAAAGTCCAGAATAAGACAATTGATGGCATTCTTCTCTTGATTGAGAGGGAAAGGAATGGTGAAGCAATTGATAGAAGTTTACTCCGAAGCCTTTTAAGCATGCTCTCTGATTTGCAA ATTTATCAGGATTCTTTTGAGCAACGATTTTTGGAAGAAACTAACCGGCTCTATGCAGCTGAAGGCCAAAAATTAATGCAGGAAAGAGAg GTTCCTGAATATCTTCATCATGTTAACAAACGTCTagaagaagaagcagacagaCTTATTACTTACTTAGATCAGACCACCCA gAAGTCATTAATTGCTACTGTAGAAAAACAACTTCTAGGTGAACACTTAACAGCAATTCTTCAGAAAG GTTTAAATAACCTCCTTGATGAAAACCGAATTCAAGATTTGTCTCTCCTGTATCAGCTCTTCAGTAGAGTTCGAGGTGGAGTTCAGGTTCTCTTGCAGCAGTGGATTGAATACATTAAG gcaTTTGGCAGCACTATTGTAATTAATCctgaaaaagataaaaccatGGTTCAAGAATTGCTGGATTTTAAAGATAAGGTTGACCATATAATTGATATTtgctttctgaaaaatgaaaaatttatcaaTGCCATGAAAGAAGCATTCGAAACATTCATTAACAAAAGACCAAACAAACCTGCTGAACTTATAG CTAAGTATGTAGATTCAAAGCTTCGCGCAGGCAACAAAGAAGCTACAGATGAAGAACTTGAAAAAATGTTGGATAAAATTATGATCATATTTAGATTTATCTATg gTAAGGATGTTTTTGAGGCCTTCTATAAGAAAGATTTAGCCAAGCGCCTGTTAGTTGGGAAGAGTGCATCTGTAGATGCTGAAAAATCAATGCTGTCCAAACTTAAACATG AATGTGGAGCTGCTTTCACCAGCAAACTTGAAGGAATGTTTAAAGACATGGAACTTTCTAAAGACATCATGATTCAGTTCAAACAG TATATGCAGAACCAGAATGTACCTGGGAATATTGAATTAACTGTGAATATCCTGACAATGGGTTATTGGCCAACATATGTGCCTATGGAAGTCCATTTACCACCAGAG atGGTAAAACTTCAGGGGATTTTCAAGACCTTTTACTTAGGCAAACATAGTGGCAGGAAACTTCAGTGGCAGTCAACCCTAGGCCACTGTGTGCTAAAGGCAGAATTTAAAGAG GGTAAAAAAGAACTCCAGGTCTCTCTTTTCCAAACCCTGGTGCTGCTAATGTTTAATGAGGGAGAGGAGTTCAGTTTAGAAGAGATCAAGCAGGCTACTGGAATAG AGGATGGAGAATTAAGGAGAACACTGCAGTCATTGGCCTGTGGCAAAGCTAGAGTTCTGGCAAAAAATCCAAAGGGCAAAGATATTGAAGATGGTGACAAGTTCATTTGTAATGATGATTTCAAACACAAACTTTTCAGGATAAAGATCAATCAAATCCAGATGAAAGAAACG GTTGAGGAACAAGCAAGCACTACAGAAAGAGTATTTCAAGACAGACAGTATCAAATTGATGCTGCAATTGTTCGAATTATGAAGATGAGAAAGACACTTAGCCACAATCTTCTTGTTTCAGAAGTGTACAACCAGCTGAAATTTCCAGTAAAG CCTGCTGATCTTAAGAAGAGAATAGAATCCTTAATTGATCGGGATTACAtggaaagagataaagaaaatccAAACCAATACAATTATATCGCATAA
- the CUL4B gene encoding cullin-4B isoform X3, with the protein MIDLDYTDKPKLPENYTDETWQKLKEAVEAIQNSTSIKYNLEELYQAVENLCSYKISANLYKQLRQICEDHIKAQIHQFREDSLDSVLFLKKIDRCWQNHCRQMIMIRSIFLFLDRTYVLQNSMLPSIWDMGLELFRAHIISDQKVQNKTIDGILLLIERERNGEAIDRSLLRSLLSMLSDLQIYQDSFEQRFLEETNRLYAAEGQKLMQEREVPEYLHHVNKRLEEEADRLITYLDQTTQKSLIATVEKQLLGEHLTAILQKGLNNLLDENRIQDLSLLYQLFSRVRGGVQVLLQQWIEYIKAFGSTIVINPEKDKTMVQELLDFKDKVDHIIDICFLKNEKFINAMKEAFETFINKRPNKPAELIAKYVDSKLRAGNKEATDEELEKMLDKIMIIFRFIYGKDVFEAFYKKDLAKRLLVGKSASVDAEKSMLSKLKHECGAAFTSKLEGMFKDMELSKDIMIQFKQVKYMQNQNVPGNIELTVNILTMGYWPTYVPMEVHLPPEMVKLQGIFKTFYLGKHSGRKLQWQSTLGHCVLKAEFKEGKKELQVSLFQTLVLLMFNEGEEFSLEEIKQATGIEDGELRRTLQSLACGKARVLAKNPKGKDIEDGDKFICNDDFKHKLFRIKINQIQMKETVEEQASTTERVFQDRQYQIDAAIVRIMKMRKTLSHNLLVSEVYNQLKFPVKPADLKKRIESLIDRDYMERDKENPNQYNYIA; encoded by the exons GCTGTAGAAAATCTCTGTTCCTACAAGATTTCTGCAAACTTGTACAAACAGCTGAGACAGATTTGTGAAGATCACATCAAAGCACAAATTCATCAGTTCAGAGA GGATTCATTGGATAgtgttctttttctaaagaaaattgaTAGATGCTGGCAAAATCATTGCAGACAAATG ATCATGATCAGGagcatttttctgtttctggataGAACTTACGTTCTACAGAATTCAATGCTACCCTCCATTTG ggacaTGGGACTGGAGTTATTTAGGGCTCATATTATAAGTGATCAGAAAGTCCAGAATAAGACAATTGATGGCATTCTTCTCTTGATTGAGAGGGAAAGGAATGGTGAAGCAATTGATAGAAGTTTACTCCGAAGCCTTTTAAGCATGCTCTCTGATTTGCAA ATTTATCAGGATTCTTTTGAGCAACGATTTTTGGAAGAAACTAACCGGCTCTATGCAGCTGAAGGCCAAAAATTAATGCAGGAAAGAGAg GTTCCTGAATATCTTCATCATGTTAACAAACGTCTagaagaagaagcagacagaCTTATTACTTACTTAGATCAGACCACCCA gAAGTCATTAATTGCTACTGTAGAAAAACAACTTCTAGGTGAACACTTAACAGCAATTCTTCAGAAAG GTTTAAATAACCTCCTTGATGAAAACCGAATTCAAGATTTGTCTCTCCTGTATCAGCTCTTCAGTAGAGTTCGAGGTGGAGTTCAGGTTCTCTTGCAGCAGTGGATTGAATACATTAAG gcaTTTGGCAGCACTATTGTAATTAATCctgaaaaagataaaaccatGGTTCAAGAATTGCTGGATTTTAAAGATAAGGTTGACCATATAATTGATATTtgctttctgaaaaatgaaaaatttatcaaTGCCATGAAAGAAGCATTCGAAACATTCATTAACAAAAGACCAAACAAACCTGCTGAACTTATAG CTAAGTATGTAGATTCAAAGCTTCGCGCAGGCAACAAAGAAGCTACAGATGAAGAACTTGAAAAAATGTTGGATAAAATTATGATCATATTTAGATTTATCTATg gTAAGGATGTTTTTGAGGCCTTCTATAAGAAAGATTTAGCCAAGCGCCTGTTAGTTGGGAAGAGTGCATCTGTAGATGCTGAAAAATCAATGCTGTCCAAACTTAAACATG AATGTGGAGCTGCTTTCACCAGCAAACTTGAAGGAATGTTTAAAGACATGGAACTTTCTAAAGACATCATGATTCAGTTCAAACAGGTAAAA TATATGCAGAACCAGAATGTACCTGGGAATATTGAATTAACTGTGAATATCCTGACAATGGGTTATTGGCCAACATATGTGCCTATGGAAGTCCATTTACCACCAGAG atGGTAAAACTTCAGGGGATTTTCAAGACCTTTTACTTAGGCAAACATAGTGGCAGGAAACTTCAGTGGCAGTCAACCCTAGGCCACTGTGTGCTAAAGGCAGAATTTAAAGAG GGTAAAAAAGAACTCCAGGTCTCTCTTTTCCAAACCCTGGTGCTGCTAATGTTTAATGAGGGAGAGGAGTTCAGTTTAGAAGAGATCAAGCAGGCTACTGGAATAG AGGATGGAGAATTAAGGAGAACACTGCAGTCATTGGCCTGTGGCAAAGCTAGAGTTCTGGCAAAAAATCCAAAGGGCAAAGATATTGAAGATGGTGACAAGTTCATTTGTAATGATGATTTCAAACACAAACTTTTCAGGATAAAGATCAATCAAATCCAGATGAAAGAAACG GTTGAGGAACAAGCAAGCACTACAGAAAGAGTATTTCAAGACAGACAGTATCAAATTGATGCTGCAATTGTTCGAATTATGAAGATGAGAAAGACACTTAGCCACAATCTTCTTGTTTCAGAAGTGTACAACCAGCTGAAATTTCCAGTAAAG CCTGCTGATCTTAAGAAGAGAATAGAATCCTTAATTGATCGGGATTACAtggaaagagataaagaaaatccAAACCAATACAATTATATCGCATAA